In Candidatus Aenigmatarchaeota archaeon, the genomic window TTCTATTTTACAATTGTCAAAAATAACAAGATAGATAGGGTTAAAATAAGAACTCCTACTTTTGCAAATATAAACATAATTCCAAGTCTTCTGGAAGGAAGAAATATAAGTGATGTTCCAATTATTTTGCATTCAATAGATCCTTGTTTTTCATGTATGGAGAGGATTCTAATTATAAAAGATAAAAAAAGAGAGGTGTTGAATGAACATGATTTTTTACACAAATATTGTGACCATCATCATTGAATTGCTTCTTTTAATTCCTTTGTCAATTTTATTATACGGATTGGTCAGAAAAATTAATGCTAGGGTTGAAAATAGGTTTGGTCCTAAAATTTATCAACCTCTTATGGATATATTAAAATTATTACAAAAAAATTCCTCGAACTCAAGGGGCAACAGAAATATTTTTTTTAAAATTGGCCCAATATTATATTTCGTCTCAACTTACTCTTTGTTTTTCATTTTATTTGGGTTATTTAAAATAAATCCTGATTTTATTTTTCTGATTTACTTATTGATAGCAAATACATCTTTTTATATTCTCTTGGGTTTTTTTTCTAATTCACCTTTTGCTTCTATAAAATCGATGAAGAATTTGCAGTTTTTCTTAATTTATAGTGTAATTTTAACTCTTTCAATATTATCTTTCTTTCAATACCCTGGTAACAACTCTTTAAATCAAATTAAAAAATTTATGTTAATTAAATTGCCATTAGCCTCAATTTCCATTATAATTCTTTCAATAATAGAAATGGTTGTTATTTTAAATATCAGAGGTGAAGAAGTCGAACTGATAAGTGGAATAGAAACAGAATATGGAGGAATTGAATTGGGTTTCATTGAAATTTCAAGATGCATGAAAATATTATTTAATTATCTTCTAATCACAAAACTCTTGATAAACCCAGGAAATTTTCTTTGGTTTTTTTATTTTCCAATAATTTTTATTTCTATGTCGTTCATCTCAATTATTGGTGGAAAAGATAGGGATGAATACTTTTTAAAATTACTTTTTATGATTCTATTGATGTCAATAATTGAATTTATCAGAGTTAGATCCTCTCTTATATGGTAACTATATTTTAATAAAACATAAAATATATGCATGTCATCTAAATGGCATACATTAAGTTCTGATGATGTAATCAAAGAATTGAGATCTAGGAAATCTGGTTTGACGGAAGATGAAGTAAAGAGGAGAATAAGAGAATATGGTTATAATGAGCTGGAAAAAGAAAAAAAAGTTTCCTTATTCAATATTTTTTTCAGGCAATTCCTAAGCCCAATAATATATGTTCTACTTTTTGCCGCATTAATCAGTTTCCTAATGCATGAGTATTATGATGTTCTAGTTATAATTGCTGTCCTGATATTGAATTCAACTATAGGTATGATACAGGAATACAAGGCCGAAAAAACAATAAAAATGCTCAAAAAAATGCTTTCACCCACGGCTAAAGTCATCAGAAGGGGAATTGAAAAAGAAATTCAAGCAAAAGATCTCGTACCTGGGGATATAATAGTTTTGGAAGCTGGTGATAGGGTTCCAGCCGACTGTCGCCTAATTGAAGAAATAACAGATATAAAAGTAGACGAGTCCGTATTCACCGGAGAATCAACACCGGTTGAAAAGGAGAATTTAATATTGAAGGAAGATACCCCACTCTCAGATAGAATAAATATGCTTTTCTCTGGAACATCCTTAACTTGTGGTAAGTGTTTGGCAATTGTTGTAGCTACTGGTATGAACACCGAAATTGGTAATATACAAAAACTTGTCCAAAAAACCAAAACACCGAAGACACCTCTGCAAAGAAAAATCGAAGATTTAATTAAAAAATTGGGGGTTTCTCTTTTATTTCTATCTGTTTTAATATTTTTTCTTGGCGTAACTAAACTCGGATTTAGAGAAACTTTTTCACTAATTGTTGCAAATGCTGTTTCTATTCTTCCGGAAGGTCTCCCGGTTGTAATAACATTAGTTTTTGCCGTTGGGATGTATAGGATGGCAAAGAGAAATGCAATAGTTAGGAAATTACCAGTTGTTGAAATTTTGGGATCAACAAATTATATTTGCTCAGACAAAACAGGAACACTTACCAAAAATAAGATGACCCTGAAAAGAATCTATGTTGATGGAAAATTAATAGAGGTGACTGGGAGTGGTTACAAACCAAAAGGAGAATTTCATATAGATGGTAAGAAAATAGTCTCAAAAGAAAAAAGTCTGGAATTTATATTGAAAATAGGGGCTATTTGCAGTGATTCAATACTAAAGGAAAAAGAGGGTAAATTTGAAATTGTTGGAGATCCGACTGAGGGGGCAATAGTTGTTGCCGCCGCAAAATTGGGGATGGAAAAGTATCAATTGATGGAAGAATATCCAAAAATTGGGGAAATTCCTTTCTCCCATCAAAGAAAAATTAAGACAACATTGCACAAAAAATCAAGAGGCAAACTTGCTGTGTTGTGTATAGGTGCTCCTGAAAATCTGATCAACATATCAACAAAAATTTACATCAATGGCAAAGTTATAAAATTAAGCAAAAAAGAAAGAGACAAAATAATACAAAAAAATTTGGAATTAGCTTCCAACGGTTTTCGTGTAATAGCTGTTTGTTGCAGGGAAGTAAAAGATGATATTGAGATTACTCCAAAAAATATTGAAAAAAATTTAACTTTTGTTGGGTTATTTGGAATGATAGATCCCCCAAGAGAAGAAGCTAGGGATGCTGTAAAAATTTGCCAGGAAGCTGGGGTTAATGTTGTAATGATAACTGGGGATCATAAACTAACAGCAATTTCAATAGCGAAGGAGTTAGGGATTTTTAGGGAAGGAACAATTGCTATTTCCGGGGATGAATTGGAATCCATGAAGGATGAGGAGTTTGAAAAAATCGTAGAAAATGTATCCGTTTATGCAAGGGTGACTCCTGAACATAAATTGAGAATAGTCAAGACACTTAGAAAAAAGGGAAATATAGTTGCTGTGACTGGGGATGGTGTCAATGATGCCCCGGCCTTGAAGATTGCCAATATAGGTATATCTATGGGTTCGGGAACCGATGTTGCAAAGGAAGCCTCTGGTATGATTTTAACAGATGATAATTTTATGACTATAACATCAGCTATAGAAGAAGGCAGAGTTATAAATTCAAATATAAAAAAGGTTGTTGTCTATCTTTTATCAACCAGTATTGCAGAAGTATTGAGTATATTGATGACTCTTTTTATTGGTTTACCACTGCAAGTCACACCAAAACAAATAATATTCATAAATTTAATAACGGATGGTCCTTCTGATGTTTCGTTGGGAATGGAACCAACAGAAGGAAATGAAATGAGAAGAAAACCATCAAATCCAAGAGCAGGACTTATAAATAGAAAATTATTCTATCTCATGGTTACTATGAGTTTTATAATATCAATTTGTGTTATTGGACTTTATATTTTTGAATTAAGTAGAGGCTCATTGGAAAGAGCAAGAACAATTGCATTTCTCACACTTTCAATATCTCAGCTCTTCAATGCAATGAACTGTAGGTCATTTACTGAATCTATATTCAAGATAGGTTTTTTCAAGAATAAGTATCTTGTTGGAGGAATAATTGCCTCTCTGTTAGCACAATTTGCTGTAGTTTATATTCCATCACTAAACAGAATATTTCAAACAACACCGATATCAATAACTGACTGGATATTGGTCATAATTGTTTCAAGTTTGGTTTTTGTTTTCTTTGAGCTAGGTAAATATTTAATGAGGAAGTATAAAAAAATTAAAATTTAATCTTAAAAATCAAAAATTATTCTTATGTTTTTGGAAGAAATCAGAAATTTTTTTAGAAAACCACCAACAAAAAGATACCCATTTGGTGATTTTAAGCCCCATGAGAGATTTAGAGGAAAAATATCATTTGATAAATCTAAATGTATTGGGTGCGCTATGTGTAGGATGTATTGTCCATCTGGGGCAATAAAACTCACATGGAAAATAAAAAAAATAATTGTTAATAATGTTCAGCATCAAAAAATAATCCATCCAATATATCAAATAAATATTGGAAAATGTATAAGATGTGGGATGTGTGTTGATGTATGTCCTGTAAAATGTATTTGGTTTACAAAAGAATTTGAGTTAAGCGAAAAAAATAAAGAAAATTTTATTTTAGAAACGGTTTAGATTGTATGAAAATTGATAACCTGAGGGGAAATGTAGGGATAATTTTGGTTTTTATATTTTCAACTGGCTTTTTCTTATACCAACATTCGACAGGATTATCTTGGGATTTTTCTGCGTATGTTTTAAATGCAAAATATATTTTTTCTGATGGAAATTATTTTGAATGGCTAAGGCCGCCAATTGTACCAATTTTATTAGGGATATTCAGTATTTTTGGTTGGAAAACATCCGAATATTTATTTATAATTTTTACTTCAGGTTTATTTCTCTTCTCTTCTATCAAGTTATGTAAATCTCTTAAAATACAAAAGGATATCTATTATATTTCCTCAATAACTTTTTTCACATTAACTTACTCATTTAGTTCTGGGAGTGAATTACTTTCACTATCACTTTTGCAATTATTTATTTCCTATCTTGATAGAGTAGAAAGTGGTATTTTTCTTTCCTTATCATCTCTTACAAGATATGGAAATTTTATTTATTTTCCAATGATAATTTTGCAAAAGGATTGGAAAAAAATATTGATATCTCTAATTCTTTGTTTTTTGGTTATATTTC contains:
- a CDS encoding HAD-IC family P-type ATPase — translated: MSSKWHTLSSDDVIKELRSRKSGLTEDEVKRRIREYGYNELEKEKKVSLFNIFFRQFLSPIIYVLLFAALISFLMHEYYDVLVIIAVLILNSTIGMIQEYKAEKTIKMLKKMLSPTAKVIRRGIEKEIQAKDLVPGDIIVLEAGDRVPADCRLIEEITDIKVDESVFTGESTPVEKENLILKEDTPLSDRINMLFSGTSLTCGKCLAIVVATGMNTEIGNIQKLVQKTKTPKTPLQRKIEDLIKKLGVSLLFLSVLIFFLGVTKLGFRETFSLIVANAVSILPEGLPVVITLVFAVGMYRMAKRNAIVRKLPVVEILGSTNYICSDKTGTLTKNKMTLKRIYVDGKLIEVTGSGYKPKGEFHIDGKKIVSKEKSLEFILKIGAICSDSILKEKEGKFEIVGDPTEGAIVVAAAKLGMEKYQLMEEYPKIGEIPFSHQRKIKTTLHKKSRGKLAVLCIGAPENLINISTKIYINGKVIKLSKKERDKIIQKNLELASNGFRVIAVCCREVKDDIEITPKNIEKNLTFVGLFGMIDPPREEARDAVKICQEAGVNVVMITGDHKLTAISIAKELGIFREGTIAISGDELESMKDEEFEKIVENVSVYARVTPEHKLRIVKTLRKKGNIVAVTGDGVNDAPALKIANIGISMGSGTDVAKEASGMILTDDNFMTITSAIEEGRVINSNIKKVVVYLLSTSIAEVLSILMTLFIGLPLQVTPKQIIFINLITDGPSDVSLGMEPTEGNEMRRKPSNPRAGLINRKLFYLMVTMSFIISICVIGLYIFELSRGSLERARTIAFLTLSISQLFNAMNCRSFTESIFKIGFFKNKYLVGGIIASLLAQFAVVYIPSLNRIFQTTPISITDWILVIIVSSLVFVFFELGKYLMRKYKKIKI
- a CDS encoding 4Fe-4S dicluster domain-containing protein, giving the protein MFLEEIRNFFRKPPTKRYPFGDFKPHERFRGKISFDKSKCIGCAMCRMYCPSGAIKLTWKIKKIIVNNVQHQKIIHPIYQINIGKCIRCGMCVDVCPVKCIWFTKEFELSEKNKENFILETV
- a CDS encoding NADH-quinone oxidoreductase subunit H, producing the protein MIFYTNIVTIIIELLLLIPLSILLYGLVRKINARVENRFGPKIYQPLMDILKLLQKNSSNSRGNRNIFFKIGPILYFVSTYSLFFILFGLFKINPDFIFLIYLLIANTSFYILLGFFSNSPFASIKSMKNLQFFLIYSVILTLSILSFFQYPGNNSLNQIKKFMLIKLPLASISIIILSIIEMVVILNIRGEEVELISGIETEYGGIELGFIEISRCMKILFNYLLITKLLINPGNFLWFFYFPIIFISMSFISIIGGKDRDEYFLKLLFMILLMSIIEFIRVRSSLIW